Proteins encoded within one genomic window of Eurosta solidaginis isolate ZX-2024a chromosome 1, ASM4086904v1, whole genome shotgun sequence:
- the LOC137240565 gene encoding uncharacterized protein — protein MFEDTLLIIKSDYVHKRKPVLLHLLQHEFMIKGQRKLLFSPEYAAEFYKPRAEDKDFMLQVILLSKGNSEAFILTKENAVADLLCTMICYFTSSAEMERNVHVSKCPESARREIKFIFPNYIPEPIPGSTDPLMTPFISKLYEIAQKPDESKSWKVQLAEWLTLSNPELPVVSNMCRSRGGLFFEDKAQQVNLLDSKDKKPCSLRTDGAGSEPTSTDISFASSCSSTGDSAIMSSSSCITCRPFDHTDVDASVEDDVIKKAERIFAPKTAALQNRVDDDDEEECEDEMCVKVCQELMQRWKGDDRADQEEMKKVLPYGGKDMETIDEAENEEEHFLMEE, from the exons ATGTTCGAGGACACTCTTCTCATAATTAAGTCGGACTACGTACATAAGCGCAAGCCTGTCTTGCTTCATTTATTGCAACATGAATTTATGATCAAAGGACAGAGGAAACTATTATTTTCACCAGAATATGCAGCGGAGTTCTACAAACCACGAGCGGAGGACAAAGATTTTATGTTGCAAGTTATATTGCTTTCAAAAGGCAACTCTGAAGCTTTCATACTGACCAAAGAAAATGCCGTGGCTGACCTGCTCTGCACCATGATTTGCTATTT TACTTCATCGGCGGAAATGGAACGCAATGTTCACGTTTCAAAGTGTCCCGAGAGCGCACGTCGCGAAATTAAGTTCATATTTCCAAACT ATATTCCTGAGCCCATACCAGGATCCACAGATCCTCTAATGACACCGTTCATCAGTAAACTGTATGAAATTGCACAAAAACCGGATGAGTCTAAAAGTTGGAAAGTTCAACTAGCTGAATGGTTGACTCTTAGTAATCCAGAATTGCCAGTTGTAAGCAATATGTGTAGATCGCGTGGTGGACTTTTCTTTGAAGACAAAGCTCAACAAGTCAATTTGTTAGATTCCAAAGATAAAAAGCCATGTAGCTTACGTACTGATGGTGCAGGTAGCGAACCGACTTCTACTGACATATCATTTGCTTCGTCATGTTCATCCACTGGTGATTCCGCAATAATGAGCAGCTCATCATGTATTACATGTCGTCCGTTTGATCATACAGATGTTGATGCGAGTGTCGAAGATGATGTTATTAAGAAGGCCGAACGAATTTTCGCACCAAAGACGGCAGCACTGCAAAACAGAGTAGACGACGATGACGAAGAAGAGTGTGAAGATGAAATGTGTGTGAAAGTTTGTCAAGAACTTATGCAGCGTTGGAAAGGCGATGATCGTGCTGATCAAGAAGAAATGAAGAAGGTTCTACCTTATGGTGGAAAGGATATGGAGACAATTGATGAGGCAGAAAATGAAGAGGAACATTTTCTAATGGAGGAATGA